The DNA window GCTCCATCCAGCGCACAACCAGCTAAAGTGCCATCAATGAGAAGCTGCTTCAATGCACAATCATCCAAGAGCTGGCTGCTACCCGTATTTACAAGAAAAGCCCCTAAAGGGAAATACCCCGAAAAATAAACAGACTCATACAAAAGAAGGAGAAGAAATCATAAATTTCTTGGAAAAACAAATGAAAGCAAATGTACCAGGTTTTATATGCTGCAAACATTCAGCATTTATAATCTGAATGGTTTCATCTGTTAAAGCGCAATGAAGTGATATAAGGTCACTTGCAGCTAGTAAATCATTAAGTGTATCCATTCTACGGGCAGCTGGTGGGAATGTTATAGACGACCTACTTACTTTTCCATTTTCCTGTAAAAACATGATTCAGAGGAAATTTTATTCCAATGGAAAATTGATCCAACAgcatgagaaataaaaataaattgttaacTACTAAAATCCAAACAGTGAGAATCTGAATTAACGGACCATGTAAACAACATAAAACAATCATATATACACCACTAAAAACCAAgctcatttttaatttaaatgcaaTTTGCAGTATATCTGTAATTCCTTTTCAGTTTACCTAAGAAGATATAACTGAATAACATGTTAGAAGAGACTATATCTTTAAGATCTTTACACCAGGTCAAAATGCCTATAGCAATTTCAGATAGTGTTGATTTTGACAAAATCTGTGACACTTTTGACAAAGCATCCGCCCAAAGTAAATAAGAGAGTACCTTATTAGTACTTGCTAAATTTCATAAACAAGCAAGTACAGAAATGCTAAGTTCGAAGTTAAATTGGTGAAGGAAATAAGAAGTCAATTTTAAGTAGCAATATAACGGAGTTAAAGAAAGTTAAGAGTGTCTAGTGCAGTCGGAAGTCAACCTAATTGACCATTAATTCTCGAGACTAGCCGATCTTTTACCTCCACAATATCATAATACAGCACACTCATTTTGAAGGCTAAGCTTCTAGAGGCCAGAGATCGGGCCGATGCAGATCTACCAACAATTCCCAACACTAGTCCTCGGCACCGCCTCATTCCCCGACAAAGCGGCTGAACTGATCCAAGCCAACCGGAAGCCGAAAGCGCGTGGCGAGAGAGCAAGTGCGTGCGACGGAGCAAGCCCAGAAACAGCGCCATGACAGTGTCTGCGATCTCCTCAGCTCGCGAGGCGTCGACATGGACAAGACGTAGTCCGAGGTCAGCGGCTAAGGCGGAGTCGACGGCGCGGTCAGAGGAGCCGAGGCAGAGGATGAGCTGGTAAGGACGGAGGCGACGCTGGGCAGCTCGAGGGAGGTAGGAAAGGGAGTGGAGAAGAACGGCGGCGGCCCCCTCGATCTTCCCGTCGCCTAAGCTGCTGAGAGGGACGTGGTGGACCACTGCGACGCTGGCTAAGGATTCTTGCTCGAGGGCGCAATCTTCGATGCAGTTGAGGGAAATAACCAAAGGGAGAGGCGTAGGGTTGTCACGGTGACGCATTCCGGAAGAGGATCTGAGCATAGGCGACGTCGTGGAGTTGGAGGCGACGTTCATCCTCGGATCGTGCACTCACTATTGTGACGAGGTTAAAAGAGACTTCGGGTGGGAATTAGAGGTTACTGGTACTGGATATGGTTGATGAGTATAACTTTGGGCATTTTGCGGGGCTAAAGTTTCGCCAAGGGTACTTGCTTGCCTAAGTAAAACCGTGCTTACGCGTTTTGTCTTATCCTTGTTTCTTGATGTAGCTCCTCAGCTTCGGGAGGAATTTTAAAGGAATGAAATGTGTCCCCTTGTTTTTGGGCAACTGACCATTAACTTCAAAATTCCAATTATGTCCCAGTTTTTGGCAAATAAACGCCCTGCGCTGCGTTCAGACTATTGGCATgagatttttgttttttgaaGCTCTGTCTACCACATTCTATATAGTAGGCTAGGCTATGAATTGTGATATTACATGCATATATGATACAAAAACTCCGTCCAAATATATAGTATACGAAACATCCCCTTCTTTCTTTCATTAAAGAACGCGAGGATTAGTTCATTAGGAATCATAAGGGAGCATGTGTCATCCAATCTGCAACTTTGTTGTAACTTGACGTTGGCGCACGTAGTCAGTCATGGATGATCACATTATTTAGCACCATTGATCAGTCCAAAGTTGTTACATTCCACAATTCTTGATTCTTAATGATATCATATCAGAGTCAAACCTCAAAGCTTTTGGTTTTAAGCATAAATGCTGATGGACAATAAATGTCACACGTAATAATGGTTCCCTGGCAATGAAATGCCTACCACTCTTTTCAGCAGACCAAAGGTTGCATCGATGTTAAGTTTGACACCATCAAATGATGGAGGATGCTATTCATGAGACTGATCTCTTTTCTACACTGAGTGGAGTAAGAAATATGGATTCATGATTTCATTATGATTGGACCAAAACAATTCCCAAACATGTTTTGATCCCCACGAACACAAATTCATTACACGCTTTTCGAATGCACCAACAAATCCATGCAGCAAGGATGCCTTCCAAACAGCTAAGGCAAATGGATATTAAAACAAAGTGTGTACAGAAAATTCAATTTTACagtacaaaatttaatttaaattacactTTTAATTATGAAAAGCTCTTTTTTAATGATCGGTAATCGGTAAAAAAGAGTTATCGATAAGTTTTTACCATTAATTTTTGAaacaataatcaaataataatatcaCGATCTATTATCTAAGTGAATTCTTCTAATTATAGTACATGTAATGTACTGCCTAATATTATAACCAGTTCCGTCTAATTTGATCCACACAAAGCAATAATCATAGAGTAGAATATAGCTCCTCAGTACTTTCAAATATTCTTTTGTGCATTTATTAGCAGGAGAATTAAGGAATAAGAAGTAGGAATTAGTAGCAAATAGCCCCTACTGACTGAAGCACTGAGTCTCCAAGAACTCACTAAAGGCGTCAACCTACAATTACCTGACTCAGTACCTTGTATCATGAACGATGTTTTTAAACAGGATACCTGTATAATAAGCTAAAAATTAAAAGCGGAgactttttatttagttttgacAAAGCAGCAGACGGCTCACAACCTTGCAACTCAATTTGAATGGAAGAATTTCCCAAAGTTTGATACAGAACATAAAACTTTTACATTACCTACCAAAACAACAAACATATGATCTTCTCACAGAccatacaaatcaaaatttctacaggATATAGAAAACTAGATATGTTTTTGTGGAAGACTACTCTCAAGCCTCACACCAAACCAACAGCTGAACAAGTCCGTAATATCAACAGGCTCAAGGTGTAATTTAAAGAAACAATATATTTACAATCCATAGTCTACTAAGCTATTGAGTGGATCGTAGAGGCACTTACTATAGCAGTTAGCAGATTCTCCAGAGCAATTTCATATCTTAAACATGCTAAGCAAACAAGTTCCACCCACCTACCAGAACCCAAAAGGACCTTGCATTTATAAGTTTGAGTTGCTGTCCTGTGCTTTTCATTTATTTCTGGCCTGAAACCCTGATATCTTCCAGATTGCCATCAAAACCCTGAAAGATATCCTTCTCCTTTATGATTAGAACAAAAAACGAAACTGATAGGTGAAgagatctatcttagaaaaaCCTCCTCCTGATATTCCGGGTAGTTGCTTGATATGATCGCATAAGCAGTCCAACTCCGACTCCAACCCCAAGGCACACTCCGAGGCCAATTCCAACACCAACTCTAACACCGGCGTTAAACCATGAAAGTTGGCCATCTTCGCCAGCATACATTTCTTCAGCATAGTGACTAAGTCCAATTTTACCATCAGAGTCGTAATCTTCGACTTCGGCATCTGTAACCTGTACACCACCACAACAATCATTCCATTGTAGTAAAATGTGATGACAAGAAAACCATTTATGGACAAATTGAATTgcaagaaagaaaaaatagaagctGAGAATCTACTTCAATGCACAAAACAAGCACATTTTGGATATTCCCATTGTTATTTTGAAGCTCGTAGTTACACACAAGGGGTAAAGAAACAAACTTATATATACATctgcataaaaagaaaaaaagaaactcaaagcAGCACTCATCCTATGTTGGTTTATGATGTAGCTATGCCATCATAACAGGCAGCTGTTGCTCTTATTCCTCCAGAACGCAGACATATTATATTTGCACCCTAAAAGTGAATCCAGGAGACAAATTTGGGTGGGAAAATATAGAAAACAGATTACTCAGAGTAGCTGACAATACCCTAAACAATTCGGATTAGATGCCCCCCCCCCAAAGTGCTTGGAGGTGCAAATGAACGACCTAATCATCATAATTACGACAAAGAAAACGGCAACCCTTTATCAAGAAACAGGTAGAACGCAATTATATCCCTAGAAGTATCGTCATACATAAATCCTTGGTGCCTACCATCTGACAAAAAAATAACCCTCCCATCATATATAGTCTACCATGCTTGAATGATTGCATCTACATCAACATAATGAATATTGATCAGATATTGAAAAAACTGACAATAAAACCAGTTACATTTTACCTGCAATTTCCGGTGTCTGATAAACCCATTGCCACCCTTATCATTCCCTTTCCCGAATTCCTCGTCCTCAGGAATTGCATCCAACATCCATTTAAGCCTCGATGCTCCTTTCCTCTTAGGGCTCCCAAGTATTGTCTTGGTCAATATCACGGGCGTGCCAGCACAACACCCGGCAATATAAACTTCAATACTCGGCGCTGAAACACCCATCTTGGGCTTAAAAAAAGCTGAATTTCCAGGTTCCTTAGCCGCTGCCGCCAGATAACAGTCCATGCTCCACTCTCCTTCCATCCTTTCCAACGAGCCACACAACAATACCTTCTTTTCATCCTCGTAAACCTCGAATTCAAACCCTCCCGTGACACGGACGCTATCGGTGCTTAAATAAGTGACCTCGGATGATTCCCGGTTGAGACGGTCGCAGCGAAGGGTAAGGACGGCCGAATCAGAAGCCGGGACACGAGAGCCATTGATTTCGAGAGAGACACCGATTTCGCGGCGGAGGTGGCAGAGCGTTAGGTGGTCGGGAACGTTGTCGACCACGCAGGGCGCAATTCGAACATAAAAGAGACGGATTTCGAGCCATACCGAGGAATGGTTTATGAGATCGTAGGAATTCGAGGTTTTCTGGGCTAGAATTGACGAACGATCATGCAGTTGATGGTCCATGGCATACAAATTAGAGAGGTGGGGGAATGATTGGGATATCAAAAGTGGGAAATTTTGGGGATAACCATGAATGACCGAAATGGGAAGGAAAAAAGAAATGGGATTTAGTTGGGGGGgtaaattttagggtttaggaaGATTGAGGGGCTGGGAATGAACACTCTCAAGGAtggtttttgttgttgtttgtttGCTTGTTTTTGGGAGGTTTGTTGTGAATTTGAAGTTAATAATTCGGCAATGGCAGTGGCCAAGAGCAAAACAAGGGCCGAGTCAAAGACAAGAACCTATGCGGCTCTGCCTCAGGGAGCTTAGATGGCGAGGTGAGATATTAATGGTTAAAGACACGCGTCGCTTTCATATTTTGCTGGCTTGGGCCCAGGATCTTGGTGTGAGTGTAGAATCATATCATAGGCCCTGCCACACCTCTGCTCTGCCCCTCATCCACTCACTCTCACCATGCTCACTTCAATTATTTTAATGTAGCATGATTTATGATGCgactgaaaaataaatttatgtaaaaaatgttttaatatatattcataattagTTTCTTTCCCGTGCCatgaaaaatttaattatttgtattaattaaaatataatttgttttaatttaatattaaaaattttaaaagaattaataatgCTTAAGAATTTGaaagtaagaatataaaaatatgtttaaaatgaagatattaaaatattattttttttaaataattttatacaatagttatataattttttctaaaaatttttaaaatttatatatatagttatattaaatttaaataatacatatttctttttttttaaacttagtgaaataaataaataaaattttaaatttaatgataatgataatgataatgataatttttaaaaaaatctaatgataaaaaatttaaataatattttcataaataatattatatttatggaATACTATTCATctttgtgttaattttatattctttttacataaaattttacttagtgttgtcaaaatttacaaacattttcaaatttcacttaagattttaaataataatgatcCACTGAATTAAGTAAGTTGTCTGTATCTTTAGATCTTATaccttataatatataatataacatatatgatatatgattgagattttggttttgattttggttttagTTTTCGATTGAACTTTAACTTGGATGACACCATTATTGTTGTAACAACAAATAAGACAAGAGTTTAAGCATATTTAAAAGATTTTCCGATTTCTAGGGTTGGAGGATAAATGGTAGACCTATATTTTATTAGAACCTTAAACACTCTGATAAAAAACTTAAGAAACTATAATTTGTTATGACAAATCATTAATAACAAAAATTAGATGTGAAAGATGTAAACTTCCACACCCGACCCGATCACATATCCGAATGCATAATGTCAACATTACATTGTGAGAGCAATTCAAACTATCTCAACCCATTTCATTTATAACTATACATGCATACGAGGATTGCTAATAAAATTCgtattatgcaaatgaaaatGTATTAATCCATAATCAAATGGACACATACAAAGAGGCTCGAGTTATGTCagatcaaatataaaattaaggTACGAATCCTAACTCAATCAACAAATTCCGAACTGATGTTTGTGACAATAAAAGTAGGTCTCAAGACTTGCTTcccttgattttttatttttgttccgATATTGAAATGTCTTAAGACATTGGGGTTCATGTCTCAAGATTTGGCCTCTTATGTTTCAAGACACAACTCTCTTGTTTCAGACCTTTAACTTCGATGTTTGCAAGTCTCAAGATAAGAAACTTCAAGTCTCGAGACTTAAACCCAAAAATGCACCAAATGATCATTTTTGTTTTGAGATCTTGAGACATACTCTTGATATCTTGAGACACTAATACAAACTAGCCTAAAATGAGCCTTTAAAAGCATACAAATGACTACCATTTCATATCTAACATAAACTAACTTATCACCAAATCATAATAAACCAATTTAACATGTGAacacacaaccaaaacatttgAAACCATGGCACACAATGCATCATATCATAACCTAATTAAATGACCAACAAGAAacactaaaacatatatgcatagATATAAATCTAGTGATCAAATTCAAAAAATGAACCCAAACCATGCCTAAAATATAACCAAATGGCCAAAATAACATATTTGACACATAATTCAACCTAGTAACTTAGGTAGGTGCCATTTATAGCTAGGTTCAAAACGAGAATAACCAACATTTGCTGAGCTTGGAGTATGAATTTTTGAATGCTCTCAATTCTCGTGATCAAATCACGACTTGTCGATACCTACATACAAAAACAACAAATTCGCACGTTGAGTATGAAAATTCAATAGTGCTAACATATttgaaataaacacataatagtattaaataataaaacataatacaaTGGcattataaaacattatatcCAAGTTTAAATTCAACATCAATAATCACCTTATCTCATGTCATTTTATCATTAAACCTTTAGGATATTCATGTCTCGGTTATCAATTTTTACTAACAGGATCATTTTCAATATCAATGTATCATTTCACTTACCACGTAATAGAATATCAATGCACCCTAAAGTATTTACATATCGTTTTATTATATTGCAATCAGTATTCAATGCTATCACATTATTCACATCATTATCAAATCTAATACACAATTTATACACATTTCGGCCCCTATAAACTGATTTGGACTTAAGCACAGATACATGTATCAATCCACTAACATATTAGAGTACACACATAAGTGTTGACCGGGCATAAATGCACCGATACTTACAACTAGACTAGTATATACTCGTACCCCAAGGTTTTTGAACTAATGATACGTTTTTATCCCTCATGGTATTAGAGAGCTATCAAATAATAATCCGTGCTCAACGCCAAAACCCCCTCTGACATTACAAACCCTATGGTATGCTAATTATACTCGTAACTCTGTCCAAAACCACTGATAGGGCAATTTTCATTACCAATAATTATGAAACGCGTTTTCCAACATAACTAGTATCATAATATAATTATCtcaaacacacacatatataaacattaaacttaTACAAATTCATCTCAAATAGAACAAATATAGACATACCTCTCAAATCATTTCTTGTCAACACTAACTTTATAAATTTAACTACGTAATAGGCTATGTATTGAAAACAATTTATGAAAATACAAACCGAAAATGCTACTTATTGACGacttttgctttttttttgtcttttgacGTCTCGGCGTCGTTTTTAACTACGTACGACAATACAATTACGGAAACAATATCAATTACACAATCAAACATAGAAACAATCAAAACTCAAATATGAATAtgcattttctcaatttaacccaCTAGGGCTTTAATATTTAGTTCCCCTGTAACTATCGGTTCTCCCATTTGATTCTATCCGATTTTATAAATACATTACAGGGACTTCAAACTATTAAAAAACTATAATTATTTGTAGGAGTTCTCATAATTATCTCACTAAACTCTAATCATTCAacaataaaacttaattaaaatctcAACAATTTTATGATTCAATGGTTGAGATATATTAATCTACCATATTAAGCTATATTTAACAAATTTCATTGATGTTGTGATAAGCGTGATCTTTGTAAGATAATTTGTAGTACCAAAAGGAATAATGAAAATGATGTGAGTTGAATCTTTATATAGGTACTGAATAGTTGTACATCAATATGAATGTCACTTGGTATTTAGCCAAGTGCAAGTTTCCCATGTTGAATACTTAATTTTAGTTTTGCACTTAAATAAAAGTATGTTATAATTAccaattgagttttagttcgattgaTATAAGTTTTGTTGTCAATGCAAGAGGATGTGAGTTCAAGTGTGTTGAAACgctttatcttcttatttatgagtagttttaggcattgtgtcaaaaagagcaaatatgaCCAAAACCTATAATGATCTTAATGttgttattatacatattttttaactGCCATGTCAATTTGTCGTTTGTGGTTTTAACGGAAGTGactaaaatgattgaattatataacatgagtgcttaaattgtattttttttattttaagtgcctgaaatgaaatttttttattgttaaatgacTATCTATGTAGTTTACTCTTTCAATTAAGaacttaatttattacaatttttttattaaaggcttaatttactttttaaattattttacaaattttttatttaagagataattatatttggaaaaagaataaatatttttttttaaatgggtgGTTATTTTAAGAAGTAGTTGTATAGTAAAACTTAAAACTCTTAAATACCATTAATCATCTCTTATTGTAAGGGATAATaattttttgggatttttttatctataacttttaaattttagttaaattgatCCTTTTAGATAGAAAAGTTGATTGACGtgttaaaaatttaacaatagtgatgtgataattCATATGATAATCTACGtatgttttataaaaattcaaaaaatattaaaacaaactcataaattttttttaaaaaatatccatattgacaataaattacacgTAAATTACCTACAGACTACTACTTTAgtaccattaaaattttaaaatttcagtctgtCTCTTCCGAATAAagcaatttaaataaattttaaaggttataaGTCAAAATGATCTAAAAAGAAATGAGttaatgtaacagcctaatttttagtagtgtcagaaatagtgatttgggatcactaaatccgacaagtaagcttgaaaatttaataaattaataattatgggtcaagtgtgaatttagaagaatttttgaattagtgaattttatgatttaaaaagaatttaataggtaaattgggtctaaaacgaggtatcgagaccttgaatTCATAAGTTGAGCCATAAaatcattgagttagtattaaagtttcgttacaAAATTTTAACGTTgggatagtcaattaattaaaaaggactaaattgaaaatagtgtaaaatttgttaaattgtgattaaatagcttaagtgactaataaggagggatttaaaaggcaattaggcccaaattatatggACCGGGCggtttgggcaagaaaatcagcaagaaaataaggagaaacaagggcaaaattggaaattttgcaaattaaacatataaaacatagacaaaattgaaaaatctagagatttcatcatttttcttcagccaaaacgccataggagaaagttttcaagctggtttttcatatttttcatcatgtaagttcaattttttactttttaatttttcatgttttgtgacttttacaattaagtctaacaattgaattaatttatttttgattctatgaatgattttgaaagttatcaTGAGTGTGTactggaagtttatgatgaattatcatagatttgaagctttaatttcattatattatgattttattaagtgattttagtagaaaatgatttttaggacctaattgtgaaaaagttaggaattggggttttatactaaaattttgaatatcaaaGGCTGTATAATGgcctaaaaattatattatagattgGGAATCCGAAGataaacgaggaaaagagaatATCAAACTAGTccctaaatttttacaaattctattgattggcccaggtaagttcatatgactaaatttaatgaattgttatgaaaatttcatgaatgctATGGTATGTTATTGTATATGAATGTTATTAAACTGAgataattgtgaaaatatgaatgtttgaataaAAGTTCTAATTTAGTGGAACATTGGATTGAATACTTTCGTTCAGTGACTCATACgcattgacggaaaagaccatggttggatcatgacaatatgtgatatgtgatttccgtataagaccatagttgggctatgacaTCAGTGTGATATGTGCTTCTGTGTAAGAACATGGTTGGGCTATGGCTttggtgtgtgatatgtgattata is part of the Gossypium hirsutum isolate 1008001.06 chromosome D11, Gossypium_hirsutum_v2.1, whole genome shotgun sequence genome and encodes:
- the LOC107911504 gene encoding uncharacterized protein At1g01500, which gives rise to MDHQLHDRSSILAQKTSNSYDLINHSSVWLEIRLFYVRIAPCVVDNVPDHLTLCHLRREIGVSLEINGSRVPASDSAVLTLRCDRLNRESSEVTYLSTDSVRVTGGFEFEVYEDEKKVLLCGSLERMEGEWSMDCYLAAAAKEPGNSAFFKPKMGVSAPSIEVYIAGCCAGTPVILTKTILGSPKRKGASRLKWMLDAIPEDEEFGKGNDKGGNGFIRHRKLQVTDAEVEDYDSDGKIGLSHYAEEMYAGEDGQLSWFNAGVRVGVGIGLGVCLGVGVGVGLLMRSYQATTRNIRRRFF